From Camelus dromedarius isolate mCamDro1 chromosome X, mCamDro1.pat, whole genome shotgun sequence, one genomic window encodes:
- the BEX5 gene encoding protein BEX5 — translation MENVPEESKGEEQAPVKNEEEAHPLGGGDGQGPGGNIRGDWVPPAQDFREDMPNRLVNNIDMIDGDADDMERFMEEMRELRRKIRELQLRYSLRILIGDPPHHDHHDEFCLMP, via the coding sequence atggAAAATGTCCCCGAGGAAAGCAAAGGAGAGGAGCAGGCTCCAGTGAAGAATGAAGAGGAAGCCCACCCTTTGGGAGGTGGTGATGGCCAGGGACCTGGAGGAAACATTAGAGGGGATTGGGTTCCACCTGCCCAGGATTTTAGAGAGGATATGCCCAATAGGCTTGTCAATAACATTGACATGATAGATGGAGATGCAGATGATATGGAAAGGTTCATGGAGGAGATGAGAGAGCTAAGGAGGAAAATTAGGGAGCTTCAGTTGAGGTACAGTCTGCGCATTCTTATTGGAGATCCCCCTCACCATGACCATCATGATGAGTTTTGCCTTATGCCTTGA